A single region of the Populus nigra chromosome 2, ddPopNigr1.1, whole genome shotgun sequence genome encodes:
- the LOC133682373 gene encoding uncharacterized protein LOC133682373 isoform X2 produces MSILCGVPILECVYCLGCARWLWKKCLYSAGHESENWGLATAEEFAPVPRLCRLILSVYEDDLRNPLWAPPGGYGINPDWVVVKRTYEDTGGCAAPYMIYLDHDNADVVLAIRGLNLAKESDYAVLLDNKLGQTKFDGGYVHNGLLKAAKWVFDTECELLRDLVDMNPDYRLTFAGHSLGAGIVSLIVMHAVQNRDRLGNIERKRIRCFAMAPARMISYLGRPLFWKMFSNRFSGKRYLPCLLCLMCLKDTCTLEEKMLKDPTRLYAPGRLYHIVERRPFRIGRFPPVVRTAVPVDGRFEHLVLSCNATSDHAIIWLERESQRALDLMLEKDRIMEIPAQQRMQRQESLAREHNEEYEAALRRAVALEIPQATYSPSYGTFAEVEKGEGSGSSSGARSSLLSFKRMKERWDNFIERLFDVDESGRMVFKKSST; encoded by the exons ATGTCAATCCTCTGTGGCGTTCCAATCCTTGAATGCGTGTACTGCCTTGGCTGTGCTCGTTGGCTATGGAAAAAATGCCTATACTCTGCTGGTCATGAAAGTGAGAACTGGGGCTTAGCCACGGCTGAAGAATTTGCGCCTGTGCCTCGCCTTTGTCGCCTAATCCTATCTGTCTATGAAGATGATCTTCGCAACCCACTTTGGGCGCCGCCGGGAGGCTATGGTATTAATCCTGACTGGGTAGTTGTAAAGAGAACTTATGAAGATACAGGGGGGTGTGCTGCTCCTTACATGATTTACCTTGATCATGATAATGCTGATGTAGTGTTGGCTATTAGGGGGCTTAATTTGGCGAAGGAAAGTGACTATGCAGTTTTACTTGATAATAAATTGGGGCAGACCAAGTTTGATGGTGGTTATGTGCATAATGGGCTATTGAAAGCAGCAAAGTGGGTTTTTGATACAGAGTGTGAGCTTTTGAGGGATTTGGTTGATATGAATCCAGATTATAGGTTGACTTTTGCTGGACATTCATTAGGTGCAGGGATAGTGTCGCTGATAGTAATGCATGCTGTCCAAAATCGGGATAGATTGGGGAACATTGAGAGGAAGAGGATCAGATGCTTTGCCATGGCTCCTGCTAG GATGATTTCTTACCTCGGACGACCACTGTTCTGGAAGATGTTTTCAAATCGATTTTCTGGTAAAAGATA CTTGCCTTGTCTGTTATGCCTAATGTGCTTGAAGGATACTTGCACTCTTGAGGAGAAGATGCTTAAGGATCCAACGCGGCTATATGCACCAGGACGGCTATACCATATTGTCGAGAGAAGGCCCTTCAG GATAGGAAGATTTCCACCAGTTGTCAGAACAGCAGTCCCTGTGGATGGGCGCTTTGAGCACCTAGTTCTTTCATGCAATGCGACTTCTGATCATGCCATTATCTGGTTGGAGAGGGAATCTCAAAGGGCTCTTGAT TTGATGCTGGAGAAAGATCGGATCATGGAAATTCCAGCACAACAGCGGATGCAGCGGCAGGAGTCTCTTGCACGTGAGCACAATGAAGAGTATGAGGCAGCACTTCGGAGAGCTGTTGCTTTGGAAATCCCACAGGCAACCTACTCACCTTCGTATGGAACATTTGCCGAAGTGGAAAAGGGGGAGGGTTCTGGCAGCTCAAGTGGGGCACGTTCATCACTGTTGTCATTTAAGAGAATGAAGGAACGCTGGGACAACTTTATAGAGCGTCTTTTTGATGTGGATGAATCTGGTCGAATGGTGTTCAAGAAGTCTTCCACATAG
- the LOC133682373 gene encoding uncharacterized protein LOC133682373 isoform X1 gives MSILCGVPILECVYCLGCARWLWKKCLYSAGHESENWGLATAEEFAPVPRLCRLILSVYEDDLRNPLWAPPGGYGINPDWVVVKRTYEDTGGCAAPYMIYLDHDNADVVLAIRGLNLAKESDYAVLLDNKLGQTKFDGGYVHNGLLKAAKWVFDTECELLRDLVDMNPDYRLTFAGHSLGAGIVSLIVMHAVQNRDRLGNIERKRIRCFAMAPARCVSLNLAVRYADVINSIVLQDDFLPRTTTVLEDVFKSIFCLPCLLCLMCLKDTCTLEEKMLKDPTRLYAPGRLYHIVERRPFRIGRFPPVVRTAVPVDGRFEHLVLSCNATSDHAIIWLERESQRALDLMLEKDRIMEIPAQQRMQRQESLAREHNEEYEAALRRAVALEIPQATYSPSYGTFAEVEKGEGSGSSSGARSSLLSFKRMKERWDNFIERLFDVDESGRMVFKKSST, from the exons ATGTCAATCCTCTGTGGCGTTCCAATCCTTGAATGCGTGTACTGCCTTGGCTGTGCTCGTTGGCTATGGAAAAAATGCCTATACTCTGCTGGTCATGAAAGTGAGAACTGGGGCTTAGCCACGGCTGAAGAATTTGCGCCTGTGCCTCGCCTTTGTCGCCTAATCCTATCTGTCTATGAAGATGATCTTCGCAACCCACTTTGGGCGCCGCCGGGAGGCTATGGTATTAATCCTGACTGGGTAGTTGTAAAGAGAACTTATGAAGATACAGGGGGGTGTGCTGCTCCTTACATGATTTACCTTGATCATGATAATGCTGATGTAGTGTTGGCTATTAGGGGGCTTAATTTGGCGAAGGAAAGTGACTATGCAGTTTTACTTGATAATAAATTGGGGCAGACCAAGTTTGATGGTGGTTATGTGCATAATGGGCTATTGAAAGCAGCAAAGTGGGTTTTTGATACAGAGTGTGAGCTTTTGAGGGATTTGGTTGATATGAATCCAGATTATAGGTTGACTTTTGCTGGACATTCATTAGGTGCAGGGATAGTGTCGCTGATAGTAATGCATGCTGTCCAAAATCGGGATAGATTGGGGAACATTGAGAGGAAGAGGATCAGATGCTTTGCCATGGCTCCTGCTAGGTGTGTGTCACTGAATTTGGCTGTGAGATATGCTGATGTTATCAATTCTATCGTGCTTCAG GATGATTTCTTACCTCGGACGACCACTGTTCTGGAAGATGTTTTCAAATCGATTTTCTG CTTGCCTTGTCTGTTATGCCTAATGTGCTTGAAGGATACTTGCACTCTTGAGGAGAAGATGCTTAAGGATCCAACGCGGCTATATGCACCAGGACGGCTATACCATATTGTCGAGAGAAGGCCCTTCAG GATAGGAAGATTTCCACCAGTTGTCAGAACAGCAGTCCCTGTGGATGGGCGCTTTGAGCACCTAGTTCTTTCATGCAATGCGACTTCTGATCATGCCATTATCTGGTTGGAGAGGGAATCTCAAAGGGCTCTTGAT TTGATGCTGGAGAAAGATCGGATCATGGAAATTCCAGCACAACAGCGGATGCAGCGGCAGGAGTCTCTTGCACGTGAGCACAATGAAGAGTATGAGGCAGCACTTCGGAGAGCTGTTGCTTTGGAAATCCCACAGGCAACCTACTCACCTTCGTATGGAACATTTGCCGAAGTGGAAAAGGGGGAGGGTTCTGGCAGCTCAAGTGGGGCACGTTCATCACTGTTGTCATTTAAGAGAATGAAGGAACGCTGGGACAACTTTATAGAGCGTCTTTTTGATGTGGATGAATCTGGTCGAATGGTGTTCAAGAAGTCTTCCACATAG
- the LOC133682373 gene encoding uncharacterized protein LOC133682373 isoform X3, with protein MSILCGVPILECVYCLGCARWLWKKCLYSAGHESENWGLATAEEFAPVPRLCRLILSVYEDDLRNPLWAPPGGYGINPDWVVVKRTYEDTGGCAAPYMIYLDHDNADVVLAIRGLNLAKESDYAVLLDNKLGQTKFDGGYVHNGLLKAAKWVFDTECELLRDLVDMNPDYRLTFAGHSLGAGIVSLIVMHAVQNRDRLGNIERKRIRCFAMAPARCVSLNLAVRYADVINSIVLQDDFLPRTTTVLEDVFKSIFCLPCLLCLMCLKDTCTLEEKMLKDPTRLYAPGRLYHIVERRPFRIGRFPPVVRTAVPVDGRFEHLVLSCNATSDHAIIWLERESQRALDIFRACLSSFSKRKKMKENHGLSSRGRVVSFFTTPG; from the exons ATGTCAATCCTCTGTGGCGTTCCAATCCTTGAATGCGTGTACTGCCTTGGCTGTGCTCGTTGGCTATGGAAAAAATGCCTATACTCTGCTGGTCATGAAAGTGAGAACTGGGGCTTAGCCACGGCTGAAGAATTTGCGCCTGTGCCTCGCCTTTGTCGCCTAATCCTATCTGTCTATGAAGATGATCTTCGCAACCCACTTTGGGCGCCGCCGGGAGGCTATGGTATTAATCCTGACTGGGTAGTTGTAAAGAGAACTTATGAAGATACAGGGGGGTGTGCTGCTCCTTACATGATTTACCTTGATCATGATAATGCTGATGTAGTGTTGGCTATTAGGGGGCTTAATTTGGCGAAGGAAAGTGACTATGCAGTTTTACTTGATAATAAATTGGGGCAGACCAAGTTTGATGGTGGTTATGTGCATAATGGGCTATTGAAAGCAGCAAAGTGGGTTTTTGATACAGAGTGTGAGCTTTTGAGGGATTTGGTTGATATGAATCCAGATTATAGGTTGACTTTTGCTGGACATTCATTAGGTGCAGGGATAGTGTCGCTGATAGTAATGCATGCTGTCCAAAATCGGGATAGATTGGGGAACATTGAGAGGAAGAGGATCAGATGCTTTGCCATGGCTCCTGCTAGGTGTGTGTCACTGAATTTGGCTGTGAGATATGCTGATGTTATCAATTCTATCGTGCTTCAG GATGATTTCTTACCTCGGACGACCACTGTTCTGGAAGATGTTTTCAAATCGATTTTCTG CTTGCCTTGTCTGTTATGCCTAATGTGCTTGAAGGATACTTGCACTCTTGAGGAGAAGATGCTTAAGGATCCAACGCGGCTATATGCACCAGGACGGCTATACCATATTGTCGAGAGAAGGCCCTTCAG GATAGGAAGATTTCCACCAGTTGTCAGAACAGCAGTCCCTGTGGATGGGCGCTTTGAGCACCTAGTTCTTTCATGCAATGCGACTTCTGATCATGCCATTATCTGGTTGGAGAGGGAATCTCAAAGGGCTCTTGAT ATTTTTAGAGCTTGCTTGTCCAGCTTctcaaagaggaaaaaaatgaaagaaaaccaTGGTTTATCCAGTCGAGGGAGGGTAGTCAGCTTTTTCACAACTCCTGGGTAG